In Anseongella ginsenosidimutans, one genomic interval encodes:
- the galE gene encoding UDP-glucose 4-epimerase GalE, which translates to MSKILVTGGTGYIGSHTIVELINAGHEPVIIDNLSNSEISVLEGIRQITGHSPGFYQEDAGSREAVEKIIAAHPDITAIIHFAAFKAVGESVQKPLSYYRNNLDSTINLLECMLAAGIPNFVFSSSCTVYGQPDELPVSESAPIKQAESPYGNTKQMCEDILRNVAAATALKAISLRYFNPVGAHESALIGELPRGVPNNLMPFITQTAIGKREKLTVFGDDYDTPDGSGIRDYIHVVDLAKAHVKACERLIAGQNKASIEFFNLGTGSGYSVLEVIKAFEKVNGVKLNYTIGPRRAGDIEKVYADTSFSNSELGWKANLGLEEMVASAWKWEQRLADKK; encoded by the coding sequence ATGTCAAAAATACTTGTTACCGGCGGGACGGGGTACATCGGGTCCCACACAATAGTGGAATTGATAAACGCCGGGCATGAACCGGTGATCATCGATAACCTTAGCAATTCAGAGATTTCCGTTCTTGAGGGGATCCGGCAGATAACAGGACACAGCCCTGGTTTTTACCAGGAAGATGCCGGCAGCCGGGAAGCAGTTGAAAAAATAATAGCAGCCCACCCCGACATTACGGCAATTATTCATTTCGCCGCTTTTAAGGCGGTTGGCGAATCGGTTCAGAAACCCCTTTCTTATTACAGGAATAACCTTGATTCGACGATCAACCTGCTGGAATGTATGCTCGCCGCAGGTATACCTAATTTTGTATTTTCTTCGTCCTGTACAGTTTACGGCCAGCCGGATGAGCTGCCCGTTTCTGAATCGGCCCCCATTAAGCAGGCGGAATCGCCTTATGGCAATACCAAGCAGATGTGCGAGGATATTCTGCGGAACGTGGCCGCCGCTACCGCGCTGAAAGCAATATCCCTCCGGTATTTCAATCCTGTCGGGGCTCATGAAAGCGCCCTCATCGGGGAGCTGCCGCGCGGCGTACCAAATAACCTGATGCCTTTTATTACACAGACGGCCATCGGCAAGCGGGAGAAACTGACGGTTTTCGGCGATGATTACGATACTCCCGACGGATCCGGTATCAGGGACTATATCCATGTCGTGGATCTGGCAAAAGCGCATGTGAAAGCTTGCGAGCGGCTTATCGCCGGCCAGAACAAAGCGTCCATTGAATTTTTTAATCTGGGGACCGGCAGCGGCTATTCGGTACTGGAGGTGATCAAAGCTTTTGAAAAGGTAAACGGCGTAAAGCTGAATTATACCATTGGCCCCCGGCGGGCCGGCGATATTGAAAAGGTATATGCCGATACTTCTTTTTCGAACAGCGAACTGGGATGGAAAGCAAACCTGGGCCTGGAGGAGATGGTCGCTTCGGCATGGAAATGGGAACAGCGCCTGGCGGATAAAAAGTAA
- a CDS encoding UDP-glucuronic acid decarboxylase family protein: MNGDKRVLITGAAGFLGSHLCDRFIKEGFRVVGMDNLITGSLRNIEHLFQLENFEFYHHDVSKFVHVPGNLDYILHFASPASPIDYLKIPIQTLKVGSLGTHNLLGLARAKKARILVASTSEVYGDPLVHPQHEDYWGNVNPVGPRGVYDEAKRFQEAMTMAYHTYHKVDTRIVRIFNTYGPRMRLNDGRVLPTFIGQAIRGEDLTAFGDGSQTRSFCYVDDLVEGIYRLLFSNYVNPVNIGNPGEITINEFAEEILKLTGSDRKVIYKPLPADDPKQRKPDISRARELLGWEPRVDRSEGLQITYDYFKSLPEVDITPKDFSEYIR, from the coding sequence ATGAATGGTGATAAACGTGTATTGATAACCGGGGCCGCAGGTTTCCTCGGTTCTCATCTTTGCGACCGCTTTATAAAAGAAGGTTTCCGGGTCGTTGGGATGGATAACCTGATAACCGGATCGCTGCGAAATATAGAACACTTATTTCAGCTGGAGAATTTTGAATTCTATCATCATGACGTTTCAAAATTCGTACATGTTCCCGGGAACCTGGATTATATCTTACATTTTGCCTCCCCTGCCAGCCCGATCGATTACCTGAAAATACCCATTCAGACACTCAAGGTAGGTTCGCTGGGCACGCATAACCTGCTGGGACTGGCCCGGGCCAAAAAGGCGCGCATTCTGGTAGCTTCCACCAGCGAAGTGTACGGCGATCCCCTGGTCCACCCGCAGCATGAAGATTACTGGGGAAATGTGAACCCGGTAGGGCCCCGCGGCGTCTATGACGAAGCGAAACGTTTCCAGGAGGCCATGACTATGGCCTATCATACTTATCATAAAGTAGATACGCGCATTGTACGCATCTTTAATACTTACGGCCCCCGCATGCGGCTGAACGACGGCCGTGTGCTGCCTACTTTTATCGGGCAGGCGATCAGGGGAGAGGACCTTACCGCCTTTGGCGATGGAAGCCAGACACGTTCATTTTGTTACGTGGATGACCTTGTAGAAGGAATTTACCGGCTGTTGTTCAGCAATTATGTAAACCCGGTCAATATCGGGAACCCCGGCGAGATCACTATCAACGAGTTTGCGGAGGAGATATTGAAGCTCACAGGTTCGGACCGGAAGGTCATTTATAAACCTCTTCCCGCCGATGATCCGAAACAAAGGAAGCCGGATATCAGCAGGGCCAGGGAGTTGCTTGGCTGGGAGCCGCGGGTAGACCGCTCGGAAGGCTTGCAGATCACTTACGACTATTTTAAATCCCTGCCGGAAGTGGATATTACCCCAAAGGATTTTTCGGAGTATATCCGGTAG
- a CDS encoding UDP-glucose dehydrogenase family protein: MNIAVVGTGYVGLVTGTCLAETGNNVTCVDIDLEKVEKLNQGIIPIYEPGLDTLFYRNVAQKRLRFTSSLEEGLKGASIIFLALPTPPGEDGSADLSYVLEAAEDIGKLLKGYTIIIDKSTVPVGTADKVQQRISQFATADFDVVSNPEFLREGVAVDDFMKPDRIVIGTSSETVKKILSELYAPYVRQGNPVIFMDVRSAELTKYAANSFLATKISFMNEIAHMCERLGANVDMVRLGIGADDRIGKRFLFPGIGYGGSCFPKDVKALARSAVECDYEFRILEAVMEVNAFQREYFVSKLLRFYHNGLQGKRIAIWGLAFKPETDDIREAPAIYVIRELLAQGASLAVYDPEAMGNIKALFGDKISYAADQYEAVRQADALAILTEWPVFRAPDFGVLKNSLKESVIFDGRNLYDPEKMAGLGFYYNSVGRALTDGRKN, encoded by the coding sequence ATGAATATTGCAGTAGTAGGAACGGGCTATGTAGGTCTGGTCACAGGGACCTGCCTGGCGGAAACCGGAAATAATGTAACCTGCGTGGATATTGACCTGGAAAAAGTTGAAAAGCTCAACCAGGGGATTATTCCTATTTATGAGCCCGGCCTGGATACCTTGTTTTACAGGAACGTTGCACAAAAAAGGCTCCGGTTCACTTCCAGCCTTGAAGAGGGGCTAAAAGGCGCTTCCATCATATTCCTGGCGCTTCCAACGCCGCCGGGCGAAGACGGTTCAGCCGATCTTTCCTACGTGCTGGAAGCGGCAGAAGATATCGGCAAATTATTAAAAGGCTACACCATCATCATTGATAAAAGCACGGTCCCGGTAGGGACGGCGGATAAAGTGCAGCAAAGGATTTCCCAATTCGCCACCGCAGATTTTGATGTGGTTTCAAACCCGGAGTTCCTACGGGAAGGAGTAGCGGTGGATGATTTCATGAAGCCTGACCGGATCGTGATCGGAACCTCCTCCGAAACCGTAAAAAAAATACTGTCGGAGCTATATGCGCCTTACGTGCGGCAGGGCAATCCCGTGATCTTTATGGACGTGCGTTCGGCGGAACTTACCAAATACGCGGCAAATTCATTTCTTGCCACCAAGATCTCCTTTATGAACGAGATCGCTCATATGTGCGAACGGCTCGGCGCCAACGTGGATATGGTCCGCCTGGGGATCGGTGCGGATGACCGTATCGGGAAACGATTTCTTTTCCCCGGGATCGGTTACGGAGGAAGCTGTTTCCCCAAGGACGTAAAAGCATTGGCCCGCTCAGCGGTTGAATGCGATTATGAGTTCAGGATACTCGAAGCAGTAATGGAAGTGAACGCCTTTCAGCGCGAATATTTTGTAAGCAAGCTGCTTCGCTTTTACCATAACGGGCTGCAAGGCAAACGAATAGCTATCTGGGGCCTGGCCTTTAAGCCTGAAACGGACGATATCCGCGAAGCGCCAGCTATTTATGTGATCCGGGAGCTGCTCGCGCAGGGGGCTTCCCTGGCTGTATATGATCCGGAGGCCATGGGAAATATAAAAGCCTTGTTTGGCGATAAGATAAGTTACGCCGCAGATCAGTACGAGGCCGTGCGGCAGGCCGATGCCCTGGCGATACTTACGGAATGGCCGGTATTCCGCGCCCCTGATTTCGGGGTGCTGAAGAATTCACTGAAAGAAAGCGTTATTTTTGACGGGAGGAATCTCTATGACCCGGAAAAAATGGCAGGGCTTGGATTCTATTACAATAGTGTCGGCCGCGCGCTGACGGACGGACGTAAAAACTAA
- a CDS encoding 3-deoxy-D-manno-octulosonic acid transferase, which produces MVKLKKNAYFGANIRTTMVFLYNWGIKLLHGLARLSAFFGNGKTRKWLRGQASVFPALENMPSRPRKAIWFHFASLGEFEQGRPVLERIKENHPGQAVVVSFFSPSGYEIRKNYPLADLVTYLPLDTPGNARRFIELVQPSCAIFTKYEYWFHFYRELKRQEIPLFVISAIFRKEQVFFRWYGGFFRKILACVTRFFVQTDESRQLLASIGFSNSQVSGDTRYDRVYENSLMPQSFPEIARFAAGSHCLVAGSTWPQEEEMLARYLQRGQGWKYIIAPHEVTEEHLRAVLARFGKDAVRYSEWINNSSMPAPAVLVIDRIGMLSSIYRYGEIALVGGGFGKGIHNILEPAVFGMPVLFGPRYKKFSEAHQLIEAGCAFPVTNFEEFARKLQLLQSDEDLRRKAAEAAQNVITQNKGATSLILESIGFSSAAGKKS; this is translated from the coding sequence ATGGTAAAATTGAAAAAAAATGCTTACTTCGGTGCGAATATAAGAACTACCATGGTATTCCTTTATAATTGGGGCATTAAATTGTTACACGGCCTGGCCCGTTTAAGCGCCTTTTTCGGCAACGGAAAAACCCGGAAATGGCTGCGGGGACAGGCGTCGGTCTTTCCCGCCCTTGAAAACATGCCTTCCCGTCCGCGAAAAGCCATATGGTTTCACTTTGCCTCCCTGGGGGAATTCGAGCAGGGCAGGCCGGTCCTGGAAAGAATAAAGGAAAACCATCCCGGGCAAGCCGTTGTGGTAAGCTTTTTTTCCCCTTCAGGTTATGAGATCAGGAAAAATTACCCGCTGGCGGACCTGGTCACCTATCTTCCCCTGGATACGCCGGGAAATGCGCGGCGATTTATAGAACTTGTCCAGCCCTCCTGCGCTATTTTTACCAAGTATGAATACTGGTTTCATTTTTACCGCGAATTAAAAAGACAGGAAATCCCCTTGTTTGTAATTTCAGCCATCTTCAGGAAGGAACAGGTATTCTTCCGGTGGTACGGGGGATTTTTCAGGAAAATACTAGCTTGCGTCACCCGCTTTTTCGTACAAACCGATGAATCCCGGCAATTGCTGGCATCCATTGGCTTTAGCAACAGCCAGGTAAGCGGCGATACCCGTTACGACAGGGTGTATGAAAACTCGCTGATGCCGCAATCTTTCCCGGAAATTGCCCGCTTTGCCGCCGGGTCACATTGCCTGGTAGCCGGAAGCACCTGGCCGCAGGAAGAAGAAATGCTGGCCAGGTACCTGCAGCGAGGCCAAGGCTGGAAATATATTATTGCCCCGCATGAGGTCACTGAGGAGCATTTAAGAGCCGTACTGGCTCGTTTCGGAAAGGATGCCGTGCGTTATTCCGAATGGATCAACAATTCCAGCATGCCCGCTCCTGCCGTACTGGTTATAGACCGCATTGGTATGCTTTCTTCCATTTACCGCTACGGAGAGATCGCACTGGTAGGTGGCGGTTTCGGGAAAGGCATTCACAATATCCTGGAACCGGCCGTTTTCGGGATGCCGGTCCTTTTCGGACCCAGGTATAAAAAATTCAGCGAAGCGCATCAACTGATCGAAGCGGGCTGCGCGTTTCCGGTAACTAATTTTGAAGAATTTGCCCGCAAGCTGCAGCTTTTGCAATCCGATGAGGATCTCCGCCGGAAAGCTGCCGAAGCTGCGCAAAATGTCATAACGCAAAACAAAGGCGCCACTTCGCTTATCCTGGAGTCAATCGGTTTTTCGTCAGCGGCCGGAAAAAAAAGTTGA
- the hemH gene encoding ferrochelatase: MIKTKKGILLVNLGTPDSPGTSDVRKYLREFLLDPRVLDIPAFNRYFLVNGIIAPFRAPRSGASYKEIWDKEKGSPLMYYSIRQKELLQEKLGDGYQVELAMRYQQPAIASALEQFRKEKVFHIRVLPLYPQYASASGGTVNQKVMEEVGKWQVVPEISFVNSFHDHPLMIETFADLGRKHNPSSYDHILFSFHGLPVRQLRKADPSGRHCQQVAGCCSRININNRYCYSAQCHDTARLIASRLDLPEERYTVCFQSRLGKTPWVEPYTSDVLKRLAAEGKKRLLVFCPAFVADCLETLYEVSTEYDEEFRALGGEKVQLVESLNDHPKWIDAMADLARY; this comes from the coding sequence ATGATAAAGACGAAAAAAGGGATCCTCCTCGTAAACCTTGGGACTCCCGACAGCCCCGGCACTTCCGATGTAAGAAAATATCTCAGGGAATTCCTGCTTGATCCGCGGGTATTGGATATCCCGGCCTTTAACCGGTATTTTTTGGTGAACGGTATCATCGCGCCTTTCCGGGCTCCCCGGTCCGGCGCATCCTATAAGGAAATATGGGATAAGGAGAAAGGTTCTCCCCTGATGTACTACAGCATCCGGCAAAAGGAGCTGCTCCAGGAAAAACTCGGGGATGGCTACCAGGTGGAACTGGCCATGCGCTACCAGCAGCCGGCCATAGCTTCTGCCCTGGAACAGTTCCGGAAAGAAAAGGTGTTTCATATCCGCGTCCTCCCGCTTTACCCGCAATATGCCTCGGCTTCAGGAGGCACGGTGAATCAGAAGGTGATGGAAGAGGTGGGTAAATGGCAGGTAGTTCCTGAAATATCCTTTGTGAACAGTTTCCATGACCATCCCCTGATGATCGAAACATTTGCGGACCTTGGCCGGAAACATAACCCTTCATCTTACGATCACATTCTCTTTAGCTTTCACGGGCTCCCGGTGCGTCAGCTCCGGAAAGCCGATCCCAGCGGGCGCCACTGCCAGCAGGTTGCGGGATGCTGCAGCCGTATTAATATAAATAACCGCTATTGCTACAGCGCCCAATGCCACGACACCGCCCGGCTGATCGCGTCCCGGCTGGATCTTCCTGAAGAAAGATACACGGTTTGCTTCCAGTCCCGCCTCGGAAAGACACCCTGGGTGGAACCTTATACGAGCGATGTACTTAAGCGGCTCGCTGCGGAAGGCAAAAAAAGATTGCTGGTATTCTGCCCGGCTTTTGTCGCCGATTGCCTGGAGACCCTTTACGAAGTGAGTACCGAATACGATGAGGAATTCCGGGCCCTGGGCGGGGAAAAAGTGCAGCTGGTGGAAAGCCTCAACGACCATCCCAAGTGGATCGATGCAATGGCTGATTTAGCGCGGTATTGA
- a CDS encoding glycosyltransferase family 2 protein has protein sequence MILTLTYAVFLFLILRFCMVLFNFISNPKLPSAPRNYYDFVSILIPSYVSLSQLAGLLQSIREQDFENYEVLIYGDGSGELRQVAAMAAGRDARVRILEPAGPGSPESAEIPEMPWLNEGAGSAGRAQSERAEKKCRFLASRAKGDYLLFLNRVERVERGLIYNALYRAKIHSLGLLSLFADQKMKTFAEGQLVPSLNYLLVSLLPLRLILLTRWKWLAAGSGQFLLFDARHYQAFQWHSQTGSSGPDASDIMKKMKELGFRVEALFANGYVSGRIYTGKRCFGAFRKDVLSGFEGNIPVMFMYLLLCCLGPLCLMPLLSMQLLGMGLTLVTGMRIMSSLMANQPVWWNLLFHPLQMACLAAAAGASIFRIVRKNN, from the coding sequence ATGATCCTGACGCTAACCTATGCCGTATTCCTGTTTCTGATCCTGCGGTTTTGTATGGTCCTCTTTAATTTTATTTCCAATCCGAAATTGCCCTCCGCTCCCAGGAACTATTATGATTTCGTATCTATTCTGATCCCTTCCTATGTGAGCCTTTCCCAGCTGGCCGGCCTGCTCCAATCCATCCGGGAACAGGATTTTGAGAACTATGAAGTCCTTATTTATGGCGATGGGTCCGGGGAGCTGAGGCAAGTGGCGGCAATGGCTGCCGGGAGGGATGCCCGTGTAAGGATTCTTGAGCCGGCCGGGCCCGGAAGCCCTGAATCCGCTGAAATTCCGGAAATGCCCTGGCTGAATGAAGGCGCCGGATCTGCCGGCAGGGCGCAAAGCGAACGAGCGGAAAAAAAATGCCGCTTCCTGGCCTCCCGGGCAAAAGGCGATTATTTATTATTCCTCAACCGGGTGGAAAGGGTAGAAAGGGGTTTGATCTATAACGCCCTTTACCGGGCAAAGATCCACTCCCTGGGCCTGCTTTCGTTGTTCGCTGATCAGAAAATGAAGACCTTTGCCGAAGGACAACTGGTTCCTTCGCTGAATTACCTTCTTGTAAGCCTGCTGCCGCTGAGGCTGATCCTGCTGACCCGCTGGAAATGGCTTGCGGCCGGAAGCGGGCAATTCCTGCTGTTTGACGCCCGGCACTACCAGGCATTTCAATGGCATTCCCAAACGGGAAGCAGCGGCCCGGATGCATCGGATATCATGAAAAAGATGAAAGAACTGGGATTCAGGGTGGAAGCTCTTTTCGCAAACGGCTATGTTTCGGGCAGGATCTATACCGGGAAGCGATGCTTTGGCGCTTTTCGCAAAGACGTTCTTTCAGGATTTGAAGGAAATATACCGGTTATGTTCATGTATCTGCTGCTATGCTGCCTGGGTCCGCTCTGCCTTATGCCGCTCCTAAGCATGCAGCTGTTGGGGATGGGGCTGACATTGGTGACAGGCATGCGGATCATGAGTTCTTTAATGGCTAACCAGCCGGTTTGGTGGAACCTGCTTTTCCACCCGCTGCAAATGGCTTGCCTGGCAGCGGCCGCCGGCGCTTCTATATTCCGGATTGTGCGGAAAAATAACTAA
- a CDS encoding ribonucleoside-diphosphate reductase small subunit produces the protein MNSFDPQTEPLLQENQDRFVLLPIKYRVIWEMYKKAEASFWTAEELDLSPDLKDWENLNDGERHFISHVLAFFAASDGIVNENLAVNFMSEVQLPEARCFYGFQIMMENIHSEVYALLIDTYVKDPREKDKLFHAIETIPCVQKKAEWALRWIEKGNFAERLVAFAAVEGIFFSGSFCSIFWLKKRGLMPGLSFSNELISRDEGMHCEFACELYRMLNNKLPQEKVYEIIRDAVEIEKEFVSDALPVNLIGMNAKLMTQYIEFVADRWIGELGYPKIFHAANPFDFMELISLQGKTNFFEKRVGDYQKSGVMSQKESRTFTLDEDF, from the coding sequence ATGAATAGCTTTGACCCCCAAACTGAGCCGCTTCTCCAGGAGAACCAGGACCGCTTTGTATTATTACCGATTAAATATCGGGTTATTTGGGAAATGTACAAAAAAGCGGAGGCCAGCTTCTGGACAGCCGAAGAACTGGATCTCTCTCCGGACCTCAAAGACTGGGAAAACCTCAACGACGGCGAACGGCATTTTATTTCTCATGTGCTTGCCTTTTTTGCCGCCAGCGACGGGATCGTCAATGAAAACCTGGCCGTGAATTTTATGAGCGAAGTGCAGCTGCCAGAAGCCCGCTGTTTTTACGGCTTCCAGATTATGATGGAAAATATTCATTCCGAGGTTTACGCCCTGCTGATCGATACCTATGTGAAGGATCCCCGGGAAAAAGACAAGCTTTTCCATGCGATTGAAACCATTCCCTGCGTGCAGAAAAAGGCGGAATGGGCGCTTCGCTGGATAGAAAAGGGGAATTTTGCCGAAAGGCTGGTGGCATTTGCCGCCGTAGAAGGAATTTTCTTTTCCGGGAGCTTTTGCTCGATCTTCTGGCTGAAGAAAAGGGGCCTGATGCCCGGGCTATCCTTTTCAAACGAACTGATCTCCCGCGATGAAGGTATGCACTGCGAATTCGCCTGCGAGCTTTACCGGATGCTGAACAATAAATTACCGCAGGAAAAAGTGTACGAGATCATCCGCGATGCCGTGGAAATAGAAAAGGAGTTCGTCAGCGATGCCTTGCCTGTTAACCTGATAGGAATGAATGCCAAACTAATGACGCAGTATATCGAATTCGTAGCCGACCGTTGGATAGGCGAGTTGGGATACCCTAAGATCTTTCACGCGGCCAATCCTTTCGATTTCATGGAACTGATCTCCCTGCAGGGAAAAACCAATTTCTTTGAAAAACGCGTGGGGGATTACCAGAAAAGCGGCGTCATGTCTCAAAAAGAATCGAGGACGTTTACCCTGGACGAAGACTTTTAA
- a CDS encoding ribonucleoside-diphosphate reductase subunit alpha, whose product MFVIKRNGKQEAVKFDKITARIEKLCYGLNQEYVDPVEVAKKVIEGIYDGVSTTELDNLAAETAAALTTRHPDYALLASRIAVSNLHKNTRKSFSETMKLLYEYTDRNSGQAVPMLAESTYRTIQQHADILNSTIIYDRDFSFDYFGFKTLERSYLLRVDGKVAERPQHLFMRVAVGIHQGDIESVLKTYDLLSEGWFTHATPTLFNAGTPKPQMSSCFLLTMKDDSIEGIYDTLRQTAKISQSAGGIGLAIHNIRATGSYIGGTNGTSNGIVPMLRVFNDTARYVDQGGGKRKGAFAIYLEPWHADVLEFLDLRKNHGKEELRARDLFYALWIPDLFMQRVEADAGWSLFCPHEAPGLQDCWGEEFESLYRKYEEGGKARKTVKARELWFRIMESQIETGTPFLLYKDAANRKSNQQHLGTIKSSNLCTEIIEYTSPDEVAVCNLASLALPRYVNQGQFDHGKLFDVTYQATLNLNKIIDGNYYPVPEAERSNMRHRPIGLGVQGLADTFIKLRLPFESPEAAALNRAIFETIYFAALSASADLAGKEGAYETFAGSPAAKGILQFDMWGVHPSERWDWAALKETIARQGLRNSLLLAPMPTASTSQILGNNECFEPFTSNIYTRRVLSGEFIVVNKYLLNDLVELGLWNEQVKNKIILAGGSVQQLEEVPEELKSLYKTVWEISQKTLIDMAADRGAFICQSQSLNLFLNDPNFAKLSSMHFYAWKKGLKTGMYYLRSQAAAQAVKFSIEKQAGQQLEPLTSKGSGQAGSASGPAWGEKFPASNERNGLAGQEESQVSGEPGGLPRPETELSPALASAPSCNMEEGCLSCGS is encoded by the coding sequence ATGTTTGTCATAAAAAGAAACGGAAAGCAGGAAGCCGTAAAATTTGATAAAATAACTGCCCGGATTGAAAAGCTCTGCTATGGATTGAACCAGGAATATGTGGATCCGGTAGAAGTTGCAAAAAAAGTGATCGAAGGAATATACGACGGCGTCAGCACCACCGAACTGGATAACCTGGCGGCTGAAACAGCTGCCGCCCTCACCACCCGGCATCCGGATTATGCTTTGCTGGCTTCCCGGATCGCGGTTTCCAACCTGCATAAAAATACCCGGAAATCGTTTAGCGAGACTATGAAACTGCTGTATGAATACACCGACAGGAACAGCGGCCAGGCCGTGCCTATGCTGGCAGAAAGCACGTACCGGACCATTCAGCAGCATGCGGATATCCTGAATTCCACGATCATTTACGACCGCGACTTTTCCTTTGATTATTTCGGCTTTAAAACCCTGGAACGTTCTTACCTGCTGCGGGTCGACGGAAAAGTAGCCGAACGACCCCAGCATTTATTTATGCGGGTAGCCGTGGGCATTCACCAGGGGGATATTGAATCGGTCCTCAAAACCTACGATTTGCTTTCCGAAGGATGGTTCACACATGCCACTCCTACCCTGTTCAATGCCGGAACGCCAAAGCCCCAGATGTCTTCCTGCTTCCTGCTCACCATGAAAGACGACAGCATTGAGGGAATTTATGACACGTTGAGGCAAACGGCAAAGATCTCCCAGTCTGCCGGCGGAATTGGTCTTGCCATTCATAATATCCGGGCTACCGGTTCCTACATAGGGGGCACCAACGGTACCAGCAACGGCATTGTTCCCATGCTGAGAGTATTCAATGATACCGCCCGATACGTGGACCAGGGCGGAGGAAAGCGAAAGGGCGCCTTTGCCATTTACCTGGAACCCTGGCATGCCGACGTCCTGGAATTCCTTGACCTGCGGAAGAATCACGGAAAGGAGGAACTCCGGGCCCGCGACTTGTTCTATGCACTCTGGATCCCTGACTTGTTCATGCAGCGGGTGGAAGCCGATGCGGGCTGGTCTTTATTCTGTCCGCACGAAGCGCCGGGCTTGCAGGATTGCTGGGGCGAGGAATTCGAAAGTTTATACCGGAAGTATGAAGAGGGCGGGAAAGCGCGAAAAACAGTAAAGGCGCGTGAACTTTGGTTCAGGATCATGGAATCGCAGATTGAGACCGGTACGCCTTTCCTCCTTTATAAGGACGCCGCCAACCGGAAATCCAACCAACAGCACCTGGGAACCATCAAAAGTTCCAACCTCTGCACGGAGATCATTGAATACACTTCTCCGGATGAAGTGGCGGTTTGCAACCTGGCATCCCTGGCCCTGCCCCGTTACGTAAATCAGGGTCAGTTCGATCACGGGAAACTCTTTGATGTAACTTATCAGGCCACGCTGAACCTGAACAAGATCATCGACGGCAATTATTACCCTGTGCCGGAGGCGGAACGGTCCAATATGCGCCATCGCCCGATTGGCCTGGGTGTTCAGGGACTGGCCGATACGTTTATAAAACTCCGGCTACCCTTCGAATCTCCGGAGGCCGCAGCGCTAAACCGGGCTATTTTCGAAACGATCTATTTCGCCGCCCTTTCGGCCTCCGCTGACCTTGCCGGGAAAGAAGGCGCCTACGAAACTTTCGCGGGCTCTCCGGCGGCCAAAGGTATTCTCCAGTTTGACATGTGGGGAGTGCATCCTTCGGAACGATGGGACTGGGCCGCCTTGAAAGAAACGATCGCGCGCCAGGGCCTGCGCAATTCCCTGCTGCTGGCGCCAATGCCTACAGCGTCCACCTCCCAGATACTGGGAAATAATGAATGTTTTGAACCCTTCACCTCCAATATTTACACCCGGCGGGTACTTTCGGGGGAATTCATCGTCGTGAACAAGTATTTGCTGAACGACCTGGTTGAACTGGGGTTATGGAACGAACAGGTCAAAAACAAGATCATCCTCGCGGGCGGTTCCGTGCAGCAGCTGGAAGAGGTTCCCGAAGAATTAAAATCCTTGTATAAAACGGTATGGGAGATCAGCCAGAAAACCCTTATTGACATGGCCGCCGACCGGGGTGCGTTTATCTGCCAGTCGCAATCCCTGAACCTCTTCCTCAACGATCCGAATTTCGCCAAACTAAGCTCCATGCATTTTTACGCCTGGAAAAAAGGCCTCAAAACCGGCATGTATTACCTTCGGAGCCAGGCCGCGGCCCAGGCCGTAAAATTCAGCATCGAAAAACAGGCCGGCCAGCAGCTGGAACCGCTTACGTCGAAGGGAAGCGGGCAAGCCGGATCCGCAAGCGGCCCGGCCTGGGGGGAAAAGTTCCCGGCTTCCAACGAACGTAACGGCTTAGCCGGACAGGAAGAATCTCAAGTTTCCGGCGAACCCGGCGGCCTGCCGCGGCCTGAGACGGAGCTGTCTCCCGCCCTGGCGTCTGCGCCTTCCTGCAATATGGAAGAAGGCTGCCTGAGCTGCGGGAGTTAG